The Gammaproteobacteria bacterium genome has a segment encoding these proteins:
- a CDS encoding UbiD family decarboxylase, whose protein sequence is MTDLRSLTNTLEDRGDLVRISRQVDPRYEMPAVMAKLEAAGKAFLFEHVRGSPFPVAGGFFNRFERVALGLGVDTGGVSFTHDHLDGLIESAKTAPVPFQRVAGGPAAEIVHLGNDINLLELPVPHFFEHDSGPFITAAVGIARHPGTGVLNAGFYRALILDRDTCVINASSLSDLRRFYEHADQHGVEMPIALAIGVEPAVMASAACKLPPTVSEFDVAGGLKGRPVELMPARTSDLLVPAAAEIIIEGKVDFSRRVENVMGEYAGQYGPEIAPVTKVTAITHRRDPVFYSIMAGRSPEHNNIGAIAVYGIRRDIATRLQQLSPAIKRVNVFTDARLGPMVHIAIAMDKTTDDEPRELIHKAFGLSGSIFPLSRIARRIVVVDTDVDTDSLEDIEWAIWTRVAEAEKVIVIPNVESWELDRASVAGRGSMRIGIDATMDAKLRTTLARPIIPGADQIDLASYINAPGVPRMD, encoded by the coding sequence ATGACCGATTTGCGGTCTCTCACGAACACCCTCGAAGATCGCGGCGACCTCGTCCGGATCAGCCGCCAGGTTGATCCCAGGTACGAGATGCCTGCGGTCATGGCGAAGCTCGAGGCTGCGGGCAAGGCATTTCTCTTTGAACATGTTCGCGGCAGCCCGTTTCCCGTGGCCGGCGGGTTTTTTAATCGCTTCGAGCGTGTCGCCCTCGGCCTGGGGGTGGACACCGGGGGTGTCTCTTTCACCCATGATCACCTCGACGGGCTGATTGAAAGCGCCAAGACCGCTCCGGTACCGTTCCAGCGCGTCGCGGGCGGCCCCGCGGCCGAAATCGTGCACTTGGGCAACGACATCAATCTGCTCGAGCTGCCGGTTCCACATTTCTTCGAGCATGACAGCGGGCCATTCATCACGGCTGCCGTTGGAATTGCCCGGCACCCGGGCACCGGCGTGCTCAACGCGGGCTTCTACCGGGCCCTGATTCTGGATCGCGACACCTGTGTCATAAACGCGAGTTCGTTGTCGGACTTGCGCCGGTTCTACGAGCACGCTGACCAGCATGGCGTGGAAATGCCAATCGCCCTGGCGATCGGGGTAGAGCCGGCCGTGATGGCCAGTGCGGCCTGCAAACTCCCGCCGACCGTTTCAGAGTTCGATGTGGCCGGCGGCCTCAAGGGTCGGCCAGTCGAATTGATGCCGGCCCGAACCAGCGATCTGCTGGTACCAGCTGCGGCAGAAATCATTATCGAAGGCAAGGTCGACTTCTCCCGGCGGGTTGAAAACGTGATGGGTGAGTATGCCGGCCAGTACGGCCCGGAGATCGCACCTGTCACAAAGGTCACGGCGATAACGCACCGGCGAGATCCGGTGTTCTACTCGATCATGGCGGGTCGGAGTCCCGAGCACAATAATATCGGTGCAATTGCTGTGTACGGAATCAGGCGTGATATCGCCACTCGCCTGCAGCAACTCTCGCCGGCAATCAAACGCGTAAACGTATTCACTGACGCTCGCCTCGGGCCAATGGTTCATATCGCCATTGCCATGGACAAGACCACGGACGACGAACCGAGAGAACTGATCCACAAGGCGTTCGGCCTTTCGGGGAGCATTTTCCCGCTCAGTCGCATCGCCCGCCGCATTGTCGTGGTCGACACCGACGTAGACACGGACAGTCTCGAAGACATCGAATGGGCAATCTGGACCCGCGTGGCCGAGGCGGAGAAGGTCATCGTCATCCCAAACGTGGAGAGCTGGGAGCTCGATCGCGCGTCAGTTGCCGGCCGTGGTTCAATGCGTATCGGCATTGACGCCACCATGGACGCAAAGCTCCGGACGACACTCGCAAGGCCGATCATCCCCGGGGCCGACCAGATCGATCTCGCCTCTTATATCAACGCGCCAGGCGTGCCGCGGATGGACTGA
- a CDS encoding Rieske 2Fe-2S domain-containing protein yields MPDAIRVATTDEVREGRLFAARVEGVRLLVSRVNGTVHAVVDRCPHMGMSMAKGSMEDGVITCPWHNSKFDFCTGRNLAWVSAIMGVPMPGWTHKTIALGKPSSPLQTLRCEERDGEIFVSL; encoded by the coding sequence ATGCCGGATGCGATTCGGGTTGCGACCACAGACGAAGTCCGCGAAGGACGGTTGTTCGCAGCCAGGGTGGAAGGCGTGAGACTGCTGGTCTCGCGAGTCAACGGCACAGTTCATGCTGTCGTAGACCGCTGCCCCCACATGGGCATGTCGATGGCCAAGGGCAGCATGGAAGATGGCGTCATCACTTGCCCGTGGCACAACTCGAAATTCGACTTTTGCACGGGCAGGAATCTCGCCTGGGTCAGCGCCATCATGGGCGTGCCAATGCCGGGATGGACCCACAAGACTATTGCCTTAGGCAAGCCCTCATCGCCGCTGCAAACGCTTCGCTGTGAAGAGCGCGATGGGGAGATTTTCGTATCGCTGTAA
- a CDS encoding nitrilase-related carbon-nitrogen hydrolase, protein MIDPYIAVALQTTVRHVTRRTEVERNLVHIGNMLDLACHICSLELPVRLIALSEGCIQGFADEILQLSSDEYCATMAADIPGWETERLGEKAKQHGVFIMGQMKEKLSQYPGRFFNTTFLLDPQGRVIYKHRKNVVLFVEHSSTPHDVFDQWVGEHGDSPEAFFPVARTDIGNIAGSVGVEGCFPESYRGFALNGAEILYRASLPEPWVSRDIWEIQNRARAADNTAYLIAPNCGALIMPGDPPTVIGGALGGKSMIVGYKGEILGQSTVVDDCYVASEINIDALRYYRENARFQNWLPYLRAEIYRKLYDQPIWPKNLSPLDDAGAARVLAESVARLQARGILTKRIP, encoded by the coding sequence ATGATCGACCCCTATATTGCCGTAGCGCTTCAGACCACCGTCCGGCATGTCACCCGTCGCACGGAGGTCGAGCGCAATCTTGTTCATATCGGCAATATGCTGGATCTCGCCTGCCATATCTGCTCGCTGGAACTTCCTGTACGTCTCATTGCCCTGAGCGAGGGGTGCATTCAGGGCTTCGCTGACGAGATCCTGCAACTGTCGTCCGATGAGTACTGCGCGACGATGGCAGCCGACATTCCCGGCTGGGAAACGGAGCGCCTCGGCGAGAAGGCGAAACAGCATGGGGTCTTCATCATGGGGCAGATGAAGGAGAAGCTCTCCCAGTATCCCGGTCGTTTTTTCAACACGACGTTTCTGCTCGATCCGCAAGGCCGGGTCATCTACAAGCACCGCAAGAACGTCGTTCTGTTCGTGGAACATTCAAGCACGCCTCACGATGTGTTCGACCAATGGGTCGGAGAACACGGGGATTCGCCGGAAGCGTTTTTTCCTGTCGCCCGCACCGACATCGGCAACATCGCCGGCAGCGTCGGAGTCGAGGGCTGCTTCCCCGAAAGTTATCGCGGTTTTGCGCTCAATGGTGCAGAAATTCTTTACCGCGCCTCGCTCCCGGAGCCGTGGGTATCGCGTGACATCTGGGAGATCCAGAACCGCGCCCGCGCTGCCGATAACACTGCCTACCTGATTGCACCCAACTGTGGTGCGCTAATCATGCCCGGCGACCCGCCGACAGTGATCGGCGGCGCGCTTGGTGGCAAATCCATGATCGTCGGTTACAAGGGCGAGATCCTTGGCCAGAGCACCGTCGTGGACGATTGCTACGTCGCATCCGAGATCAATATCGACGCACTCCGTTACTATCGGGAGAACGCCCGTTTCCAGAACTGGCTGCCGTATCTTCGCGCCGAGATCTATCGGAAGCTCTATGATCAGCCGATCTGGCCGAAGAATCTTTCGCCGCTGGATGATGCCGGAGCCGCCCGCGTCCTCGCCGAGTCCGTCGCCCGGCTGCAGGCCAGAGGCATCCTTACCAAGCGAATACCATGA
- a CDS encoding SDR family oxidoreductase has protein sequence MPVALVTGTSRGLGLEFVRQYAAAGWEVLACCREPREAIGLQELSSGRNAVSVHALDITDHSAIDELAARTAGRNIDLLINNAGIMGALPFPENLYRQHFGTIDYGLWSEVFRTNTLGSIKMTESFLRHVAASEQKKIVTISSTTGSITESRREALAYTTSKTALNKAMTVIAERVRPEGVIIALLCPGYVKTRMNVGGATVDIAESVTGMRSIIDGLTLADSGTFRRYNGENIAW, from the coding sequence GTGCCTGTAGCACTCGTAACCGGCACCAGTCGTGGCCTGGGGCTGGAATTTGTTCGACAGTACGCAGCCGCAGGCTGGGAGGTCCTCGCCTGCTGTCGTGAACCACGTGAAGCGATTGGCCTGCAGGAACTGAGCAGCGGCCGCAATGCAGTCAGCGTCCATGCCCTGGACATCACCGACCATTCTGCGATCGACGAGCTTGCTGCGCGGACCGCAGGCCGGAACATCGATCTACTGATCAACAACGCCGGCATCATGGGAGCCTTGCCCTTTCCGGAGAACCTCTATCGGCAACACTTCGGCACCATCGACTACGGTCTCTGGAGTGAGGTCTTTCGGACCAACACCCTTGGCAGCATCAAGATGACGGAGTCCTTCCTCCGGCACGTCGCGGCCAGCGAACAGAAGAAAATTGTCACCATTTCGAGCACGACCGGATCCATCACCGAGAGCCGGCGCGAAGCCCTTGCCTATACGACGAGTAAAACGGCTCTGAACAAGGCGATGACGGTGATTGCAGAGCGGGTCAGGCCGGAAGGCGTAATCATTGCGTTGCTCTGTCCAGGCTATGTGAAAACACGCATGAATGTCGGTGGCGCGACGGTCGACATCGCCGAGAGCGTAACGGGCATGCGTTCGATCATCGACGGGCTGACATTGGCTGACTCAGGCACCTTTCGCCGCTACAACGGGGAAAACATTGCGTGGTAA
- the fdhF gene encoding formate dehydrogenase subunit alpha — MAEVRIRIDGRDLVADGAHTILDAARAADLGERIPTLCHLQGMAPQGGCRLCVVAVQGETQPVAACLAPVRDGMVVETRTPRIDGLRRDVLRLLAAANPGAAEASNSFVGGRDARVFHALLHQFGVSAPPVADRGITQKFPPQTHPYLRFDPGACITCRRCVQICEDLQGQFVFAVGGRGSSVRLIFGTDEQFSNSPCVSCGACVEVCPTGALFDRDRAAGPLDEGLRLTRSVCGYCGVGCGVEVMSTATHVVRISGAPASPVNRGHLCAKGRYAHGWSRSPERLTQPLLREGSAFRPISWHEALEWAAARLTGIVREHGADSVGVLTSSRSTNEAAYLLQKVFRAILGTNNVDCCARVCHSSTALALSLATGTGAASASYEDIEKAQVIVVAGANPTEAHPIIGARIKQAVRRGARLVVIDPRAIELTDYATLHLQIEPGTNVALFNALARIALDEALYDQKYVTERTEGFDDLRRFCAGISLPDAATVCGVPLEQVFEAARLIAGHGPVLFVTGLGLSELTQGTDSVLALTNLGLLTGSIGASGGGMLPLRGQNNVQGNADMGSTPNLVTGYQPLADPEVRNRLKEIWGDAPPEAPGMTIPEMLEAARAGRLHGLWIQGEDVLQSEPNEAAVREAIASLELLVVQELFMSETAHHAHLVLPAAGVLEQDGTFTNGERRIQRVRRAVPPPGSARPDWEVARDLGRALGVAWNYEHPSQVMDEIAQVAPALFGGVRYERLAEAGLQWPCPAVGHAGTATVHAERFMRGRGRLFPVSYNATPEVRTPQLPYLLITGRVLQHYNVGTMTRRTPNLGLVAQDVLLMHRDDANADGLVEGEDVVVESRYGSIVVTLQFAAEIRRGTVFLSFHFPDTHANALTSNLADPQSKCPEYKVTAVAVRSVGSSRAPPSETDDAHASRMTG; from the coding sequence ATGGCTGAGGTTCGCATCCGCATCGACGGCCGGGACCTGGTGGCCGATGGCGCCCACACGATCCTGGATGCTGCGCGCGCAGCGGATCTCGGCGAGCGGATTCCGACGCTCTGCCACCTGCAGGGCATGGCGCCGCAGGGAGGATGCAGGCTTTGCGTGGTGGCTGTGCAAGGCGAGACGCAGCCGGTTGCAGCCTGTCTGGCGCCGGTCCGCGATGGCATGGTGGTGGAGACCCGCACGCCACGTATCGATGGGCTGCGTCGCGACGTCCTGCGCCTGCTGGCCGCGGCCAACCCGGGTGCCGCCGAAGCCTCGAATTCTTTCGTCGGAGGCCGAGATGCCCGTGTTTTCCACGCGCTCCTGCACCAGTTCGGCGTCAGTGCGCCGCCGGTTGCGGATCGGGGCATCACGCAAAAGTTTCCGCCACAGACGCATCCCTACCTGCGGTTTGATCCAGGCGCCTGCATTACCTGCCGGCGCTGCGTGCAGATTTGCGAAGACCTCCAGGGGCAATTCGTGTTCGCAGTAGGAGGGCGGGGAAGTTCGGTTCGCCTGATCTTCGGCACGGACGAGCAGTTCAGTAACTCTCCCTGCGTCAGTTGTGGCGCCTGTGTGGAGGTATGCCCTACGGGTGCGCTTTTTGACCGGGATCGCGCCGCCGGACCGCTCGATGAAGGGCTGAGGTTGACCCGCTCCGTGTGCGGGTACTGCGGTGTCGGCTGCGGCGTAGAGGTGATGAGCACCGCGACTCACGTGGTACGCATCTCGGGAGCGCCTGCGTCACCGGTCAACCGCGGGCACCTCTGCGCAAAAGGCCGCTATGCACATGGTTGGTCGCGGTCACCGGAGCGGCTGACCCAACCGCTGCTTCGGGAGGGTTCGGCCTTTCGGCCGATTTCCTGGCACGAGGCGCTGGAGTGGGCCGCGGCCCGGCTGACCGGGATTGTGCGTGAACACGGAGCCGATTCGGTTGGGGTCCTCACGTCGTCCCGTTCAACCAACGAGGCAGCCTACCTGCTGCAGAAGGTGTTTCGGGCGATTCTCGGGACCAACAACGTGGACTGTTGTGCGCGGGTCTGTCATTCCTCGACAGCCCTGGCGCTGTCTCTTGCGACGGGCACCGGCGCGGCATCGGCGTCATATGAGGACATCGAGAAGGCTCAGGTCATCGTTGTAGCGGGAGCGAACCCGACCGAGGCGCATCCGATCATCGGGGCCCGCATCAAGCAGGCCGTGCGCCGTGGTGCGCGCCTGGTCGTGATCGACCCGCGCGCAATCGAGCTTACCGACTACGCCACACTGCACTTGCAGATCGAGCCGGGAACGAACGTCGCGCTGTTCAATGCGCTCGCCCGGATCGCGCTCGACGAGGCGCTCTACGACCAGAAATACGTAACGGAACGCACAGAAGGTTTTGATGACCTGCGCCGCTTCTGTGCCGGGATCTCCCTGCCGGATGCGGCGACAGTCTGCGGTGTCCCGCTCGAGCAAGTCTTCGAGGCCGCCCGGCTGATTGCCGGCCATGGGCCCGTGCTGTTCGTCACCGGTCTCGGATTATCCGAGCTGACTCAGGGGACCGATTCGGTTCTGGCGTTGACGAATCTCGGGCTGCTGACCGGAAGCATCGGAGCGAGCGGCGGCGGCATGCTGCCGTTACGCGGTCAGAACAACGTACAGGGTAACGCCGACATGGGCAGTACCCCGAATCTCGTCACCGGTTACCAGCCGCTGGCTGACCCCGAGGTACGGAATCGGTTGAAGGAGATCTGGGGAGATGCGCCGCCGGAGGCTCCGGGCATGACGATCCCGGAGATGCTGGAGGCAGCGCGCGCCGGGCGGCTGCACGGGTTGTGGATCCAGGGCGAGGATGTACTACAGAGCGAACCGAACGAGGCAGCGGTTCGCGAGGCCATCGCCAGCCTCGAACTTCTGGTCGTCCAGGAGCTGTTCATGTCCGAGACGGCGCATCATGCCCATCTGGTGCTTCCGGCCGCCGGAGTGCTCGAGCAGGACGGTACCTTCACCAATGGCGAGCGAAGAATTCAACGCGTGCGGCGCGCTGTACCGCCACCCGGCAGCGCGCGCCCTGACTGGGAAGTGGCACGCGACCTCGGGCGCGCTTTGGGGGTGGCCTGGAATTACGAGCATCCGTCGCAGGTGATGGATGAGATCGCGCAGGTTGCGCCAGCACTGTTCGGTGGTGTGCGCTATGAGCGTCTCGCGGAAGCAGGTCTGCAATGGCCCTGCCCGGCGGTCGGGCACGCTGGAACCGCGACGGTGCACGCTGAGCGATTCATGCGGGGTCGGGGCCGACTCTTTCCGGTCAGCTACAACGCTACGCCGGAGGTGCGCACGCCGCAGTTGCCTTATTTGCTCATCACGGGCCGGGTGTTGCAGCACTATAACGTGGGGACCATGACCCGGCGGACGCCGAACCTGGGCCTCGTAGCGCAGGACGTGCTGCTGATGCACCGCGATGACGCCAACGCCGACGGTCTTGTCGAAGGGGAAGACGTGGTGGTCGAGAGTCGTTACGGCAGCATCGTCGTCACGTTGCAATTTGCAGCGGAGATTCGCCGGGGAACTGTGTTTCTCTCCTTCCACTTCCCCGACACGCACGCCAACGCGTTGACGAGCAATCTCGCGGATCCCCAATCAAAATGTCCCGAGTACAAGGTTACCGCTGTGGCCGTACGCTCCGTCGGTAGCTCGCGCGCGCCCCCGTCGGAAACCGACGATGCCCATGCATCCCGCATGACCGGATGA
- a CDS encoding adenosylcobalamin-dependent ribonucleoside-diphosphate reductase encodes MNARPPADWPPISRHIWATRYRWGEEADIRATWRRVARAVASVESANVERRAAEFESLLGGFRFLPGGRILAGAGTNLDVTLFNCFVMGVVEDSLEGIFEALKEGARTMQCGGGIGYDFSSIRPRGGIASTTGSIASGPVSFMRIWDSMCATMLSTGARRGAMMATLRCDHPDVGIFIDAKRDPGALTHFNLSVQITDDFMAAIRSDADWPLVFPLGRRRTADGGTVRRQWPGWPDAVDCEVIRVVSARGLWARLLRAAFDSAEPGVLFVDQINRENNLADLERLSATNPCGEIPLPPYGACNLGSLNLAAFVVDAFAPGAGLDWKALDAATRIAVRFLDNVIDLSRFPLEKQRDAALAVRRAGLGVTGLADALAMLGHRYDSWTGRGLAEETMRRICHAAYEASISLARERGSFPRFRRDNFLAGRFVSRLPTGIRDAIGTYGIRNSHLLAIAPAGTISLLAGNVSSGIEPIFALEAERRIMQSDGSYRMDRVDDYAWRLWRSLQPGAAPPAGLMPAAAVDAQAQLQMQAALQPWIDNAISKTISVPAAMSFDDFQLLYETAYRLNLKGCTVFRSGVARGEVLTAVSDVGTDYCCDPEREAD; translated from the coding sequence ATGAACGCACGACCCCCGGCCGACTGGCCTCCGATTTCGCGGCACATCTGGGCAACGAGGTACCGCTGGGGGGAGGAGGCCGATATCCGCGCCACATGGCGACGGGTGGCGCGTGCTGTCGCATCCGTCGAGTCAGCGAACGTCGAGCGCCGCGCGGCAGAGTTCGAGTCTCTGCTCGGTGGATTCCGGTTCCTTCCGGGAGGCCGCATTCTTGCTGGAGCAGGCACCAACCTCGACGTCACGCTATTTAATTGCTTCGTGATGGGTGTCGTCGAAGATTCTCTCGAGGGAATCTTCGAGGCGCTGAAGGAGGGGGCTCGCACGATGCAGTGCGGCGGTGGCATTGGGTATGACTTCTCCAGTATTCGCCCCCGGGGAGGCATTGCTAGCACAACCGGCTCGATCGCCTCGGGCCCGGTTTCCTTCATGCGTATCTGGGACAGCATGTGCGCAACCATGTTGTCCACCGGCGCCAGGCGCGGAGCCATGATGGCCACTCTGCGTTGTGATCATCCTGACGTCGGGATATTTATCGATGCGAAGCGGGATCCTGGTGCGCTGACCCATTTCAATCTGTCCGTGCAGATTACGGATGACTTCATGGCTGCGATTCGGTCGGACGCGGACTGGCCGCTCGTTTTTCCGCTCGGTCGACGCCGCACGGCCGACGGCGGCACCGTGCGTCGCCAGTGGCCCGGGTGGCCCGATGCGGTGGACTGCGAGGTCATTCGCGTTGTTTCTGCTCGTGGCCTGTGGGCCAGGCTCTTGAGGGCGGCTTTCGATAGTGCGGAGCCGGGCGTATTGTTCGTCGACCAGATCAATCGCGAAAACAATCTCGCTGATCTGGAGCGACTGTCGGCGACCAATCCCTGCGGCGAGATTCCCCTGCCACCCTATGGTGCCTGCAACCTCGGCTCGCTCAATCTGGCCGCATTCGTCGTCGATGCATTTGCTCCGGGGGCGGGCCTTGATTGGAAGGCACTCGATGCTGCCACGCGAATCGCGGTAAGGTTTCTCGATAATGTTATTGATTTATCGAGGTTTCCACTCGAGAAGCAACGTGACGCGGCGCTCGCGGTTCGGCGCGCCGGACTTGGGGTCACGGGACTCGCCGACGCGCTTGCGATGCTTGGCCATCGTTACGACAGTTGGACCGGCCGCGGGCTCGCCGAAGAAACCATGCGCCGGATCTGCCATGCGGCTTATGAGGCTTCGATCAGTCTCGCAAGAGAGCGAGGCAGCTTTCCGCGGTTCCGGCGCGATAACTTCCTGGCAGGCCGGTTTGTCTCCCGCCTGCCCACCGGCATCCGGGACGCCATTGGCACGTATGGAATCCGAAACAGCCATCTTCTGGCGATCGCCCCCGCGGGGACCATCAGTCTGCTCGCCGGCAATGTCTCCAGCGGCATCGAGCCGATTTTTGCCTTGGAGGCCGAACGCCGGATCATGCAATCGGATGGCAGTTATCGAATGGACCGCGTCGACGATTATGCCTGGCGGCTCTGGCGGTCCTTGCAGCCGGGTGCTGCGCCACCGGCCGGGCTGATGCCGGCTGCGGCAGTCGACGCACAGGCGCAATTGCAAATGCAGGCTGCTCTGCAGCCGTGGATCGACAATGCGATTTCCAAGACGATCAGTGTGCCGGCAGCCATGAGCTTTGACGACTTCCAGTTGCTATACGAAACGGCCTATCGGTTAAACCTCAAAGGCTGTACGGTCTTTCGCTCCGGCGTCGCACGTGGCGAAGTACTGACCGCGGTCTCCGATGTAGGCACCGACTATTGCTGTGATCCCGAGCGGGAGGCAGATTGA
- a CDS encoding NADH-ubiquinone oxidoreductase-F iron-sulfur binding region domain-containing protein, which produces MAGKHGVTATAYCLGHCDSSPAVLLPGGEVTHGQAAKDWARGAQAAAAPPEVSVRSVARRPIVTERLIQGSHAALARARQAGVYEALGKALHETTPEELLTVIEASGQQGRGGAGYPTGRKWRACSRTDDATRYVVANGDEGDPGTFIDRLLLEDDPHAVLEGLILCGRAIGAREGVVFIRGEYPHARARMAQAIVEAREAGLLGTSILGYDFTFDVRLVSGEGGYVCGEETALLNAIEGRRGEVRVRPPYPTDRGLFGKPTVVNNIETLVNIPWIVREGAEAYRRLGTTGSPGTKAFCLNRGFSRPGVVEAEFGINLQDLVETHAGGGADGGKLAAIVLGGPMGSVLTPAEWNVVIAYEALAERGVRLGHGGLVAIPSGTDMYNVLLNWAEFMTAESCGKCVPCGLGSRQALELVRRMRESPCQAGRLLDELTTLMRTVEAASLCGFGRGIASPIVTVAELLRCTGQTDG; this is translated from the coding sequence TTGGCCGGAAAGCACGGCGTCACGGCGACTGCCTACTGTCTCGGCCATTGCGACAGTTCGCCGGCCGTACTTCTGCCGGGGGGCGAAGTTACCCATGGCCAGGCCGCAAAGGACTGGGCGCGAGGTGCGCAAGCTGCAGCCGCGCCGCCAGAGGTGAGCGTGCGCTCGGTGGCGCGGCGTCCGATCGTAACCGAGCGCCTGATACAGGGCAGTCACGCGGCGTTGGCACGGGCGCGCCAGGCTGGTGTGTACGAGGCCTTGGGCAAGGCGCTCCATGAAACGACGCCTGAGGAGTTGCTCACCGTGATTGAAGCCAGCGGGCAGCAGGGGCGCGGTGGAGCCGGCTACCCGACCGGACGCAAATGGCGGGCGTGCTCGCGGACCGATGATGCGACGCGCTACGTGGTCGCCAACGGCGACGAGGGCGATCCGGGAACTTTCATCGACCGCCTGTTGCTGGAGGATGACCCGCATGCCGTGCTCGAGGGGCTCATTCTCTGTGGACGTGCCATCGGTGCGCGGGAAGGCGTCGTATTCATACGGGGAGAGTATCCGCACGCCCGGGCGCGCATGGCCCAGGCGATTGTCGAGGCGCGGGAAGCAGGCTTGCTCGGGACGTCGATCCTGGGATACGACTTTACGTTTGATGTGCGCCTCGTCAGCGGGGAGGGTGGCTATGTATGCGGAGAAGAGACAGCACTGCTGAATGCAATCGAGGGAAGGCGAGGGGAGGTTCGCGTGCGTCCTCCATACCCGACCGATCGGGGGCTATTCGGCAAGCCGACCGTCGTGAACAACATCGAAACCCTGGTCAACATCCCCTGGATCGTGCGTGAAGGTGCTGAGGCCTACCGCCGGCTCGGCACCACCGGTTCTCCGGGCACCAAGGCGTTTTGCCTGAACAGAGGATTTTCACGCCCAGGCGTCGTTGAGGCAGAGTTTGGGATCAACTTGCAGGATCTCGTGGAGACTCATGCTGGCGGTGGAGCCGATGGGGGCAAGCTGGCGGCGATCGTCCTCGGCGGACCAATGGGCAGTGTCCTGACGCCCGCCGAGTGGAACGTCGTCATTGCCTATGAAGCGCTTGCTGAGCGCGGTGTACGGCTCGGCCACGGCGGCCTGGTGGCCATTCCCTCCGGCACTGACATGTACAACGTGCTGCTGAACTGGGCAGAGTTCATGACTGCCGAATCGTGCGGGAAGTGTGTTCCCTGTGGCCTTGGTTCACGCCAGGCACTGGAGCTGGTGCGACGAATGCGCGAGTCGCCCTGCCAGGCGGGGCGGTTGCTCGATGAGCTGACGACCCTCATGCGCACCGTCGAGGCAGCCAGTCTTTGCGGTTTTGGCCGCGGTATTGCGTCGCCAATCGTAACTGTCGCCGAGCTGCTCCGGTGCACAGGTCAGACCGATGGCTGA